A stretch of Eleutherodactylus coqui strain aEleCoq1 chromosome 2, aEleCoq1.hap1, whole genome shotgun sequence DNA encodes these proteins:
- the LOC136610226 gene encoding olfactory receptor 5V1-like, whose product MNENVQNSSMHTEFHLLAFSRYDNVRLLICICILFMYFLCILENVLVTIIVYLTSHLHTPMYFFLCNLTVLDVIYVSAVLPKLIVITITGNTSISRAGCFTQVFLYVFCIGTEFFLLVCMAYDRYVAICIPLHYMHIMNHKSTLILAAFCCNLGGFNAMMYALLISKLSFSSSHEINHFFCHMKSILQLSCSDTSTIRILITVDGIVLGFLPFTFILISYIYIISTILKLHSDLRRRKAYSSCSSHLTVVLLFCLTSLSLNMKSETKFSQEQDKILSMLYIAVTPTLNPLVYSLRNKDVLEAMKKRISAIKI is encoded by the coding sequence ATGAATGAAAATGTCCAGAACTCCTCAATGCACACAGAATTCCATCTCCTAGCATTTAGCAGATATGACAATGTTCGGCTATTGATATGTATTTGCATTTTATTCATGTATTTCCTTTGCATACTTGAAAATGTTCTTGTTACTATAATTGTATACCTAACGTCCCACCTGCATACAcctatgtatttttttctatgtaACCTGACAGTTCTGGATGTCATATACGTCTCCGCTGTCTTGCCAAAGCTAATAGTTATCACAATCACAGGAAACACTAGTATATCAAGGGCAGGATGTTTTACGCaagtatttttgtatgttttctgtATTGGAACTGAGTTTTTCCTTCTCGTGTGTATGGCCTATGACCGATATGTAGCCATTTGTATTCCGCTTCACTACATGCATATTATGAACCACAAGTCAACTTTAATTTTAGCAGCCTTCTGTTGTAACCTTGGCGGTTTCAATGCAATGATGTATGCTCTGCTGATATCTAAGTTATCGTTCTCCAGCTCCCATGAAATCAACCATTTCTTCTGTCATATGAAATCAATACTTCAGCTCTCCTGCAGTGATACCTCTACCATTAGGATTTTGATAACTGTAGACGGTATTGTTTTAGGGTTTCTCCCATTTACATTCATTCTAATTTCTTACATTTACATTATATCTACAATTCTGAAACTCCATTCTGACTTGCGGAGACGAAAGGCTTACTCCAGTTGTTCGTCTCATCTGACagttgttttattattttgtttgacATCTCTTAGCCTTAATATGAAATCCGAAACCAAGTTTTCTCAAGaacaggacaaaattttgtctaTGTTGTACATTGCTGTTACTCCTACGTTAAATCCATTGGTGTACAGTTTAAGAAACAAAGATGTTCTAGAAGCCATGAAAAAACGAATCTCAGCAATCAAAATCTGA